A window of Castanea sativa cultivar Marrone di Chiusa Pesio chromosome 1, ASM4071231v1 contains these coding sequences:
- the LOC142619366 gene encoding uncharacterized protein LOC142619366 produces MDKYLIKKPRTQDSSPVQDSSPSSKRSRVDFNLENLPSDPGLRQKISSYHPNNHDEIRRYYLGKGPCRPPHDYLVSYFSRKPRRFRVEWYENRNWLEYSIAKDAAFCFYCYLFGKDVGKQGGGDTFVTKGFRLWNQVGKLDSHVGGVNSAHNQAVKKSEDLQKEKQHIQSVLVKQSNQDKANYWIQLNAIVDCVRFLLFRGLAFRGHDESQDSSDKGNFLELLQFLGDHNESINEVMQNTSKNCKLTHHDIQKDMVNAIARETSKAIIEDLGNGFFSILVDESRDISVKEQMALVLRYVNKQ; encoded by the coding sequence atggacaaatacttGATAAAAAAACCGCGTACCCAAGATTCATCTCCtgtgcaagattcatctccATCTTCTAAGCGAAGTCGTGTtgactttaacttagaaaatcttCCTTCAGATCCTGGGCTACGACAAAAGATATCATCTTATCATCctaataatcatgatgaaataagaagatattatttAGGAAAAGGCCCTTGTCGACCTCCTCATGATTACCTGGTATCATATTTTTCTAGAAAGCCCCGTCGATTTAGAGTCGAATGGTATGAAAATAGAAATTGGTTGGAATATAGTATAGCCAAAGATgcagcattttgtttttattgctacTTATTTGGGAAAGATGTTGGTAAGCAAGGAGGAGGTGACACTTTTGTAACGAAGGGATTCAGACTTTGGAATCAGGTTGGGAAGTTAGATTCCCATGTTGGAGGAGTTAATAGTGCTCATAACCAAGCTGTCAAGAAGAGTGAAGATTTACAGAAGGAAAAGCAACACATTCAAAGTGTCTTggttaagcaatcaaatcaagataaagcTAATTATTGGATTCAATTAAACGCAATAGTTGATTGCGTAAGATTCCTTTTATTCCGAGGATTAGCTTTTCGTGGTCATGATGAATCTCAAGATTCAAGTGATAAAGGAAATTTCCTTGagcttctacaatttttggGGGATCACAATGAATCTATCAATGAAGTGATGCAAAATACTTCGAAAAATTGCAAGCTTACCCATCATGATATTCAAAAAGACATGGTGAATGCAATTGCACGTGAAACATCTAAAGCCATCATCGAGGATCTTGGCAAtgggttcttttcaatattagttgatgagtCACGTGATATCTCAGTGAAAGAACAAATGGCACTCGTTCTTCGTTATGTGAACAAACAATGA